From a single Solanum dulcamara chromosome 4, daSolDulc1.2, whole genome shotgun sequence genomic region:
- the LOC129884273 gene encoding uncharacterized protein LOC129884273, which translates to MTGGEEFNAAANIMIPVENPESSQNIADIQNDEKMAHMAQEFEILREELRRVRDLAKLSATTFPSFKMPSYLPRADLPPTDSPNMPKRAPVHGQAPLAHPSAIRTAPDLPTQDPVTPTYPVTNQIFGAHTVAPYDSQIPPVYAVEAPTFTTPVRVKVSHEVDQYAEMEKDARLKEDESIDAQLRGLRKALKNLQVSRGTESLDYDDLCIHPDIDMPVGYKPPKFDIFDGKSDPHAHLRAYCDKLVGVGRNEKLRMKLFIRSLSGEALTWYTRQDPRKWYNWQEMAEDFMNRFRFNTEITADRFSLANIQKKPSEDFQEYARRWRTEAARVQPPLDESELSKYFIRAQEGIYFDKMMSMMGQKFAELVKMGDFIEEGIKSGKIQSMAALQAASKAIQSGSIGGIKKKREDVSVVNYQHGGQSHQYPNNPQIVAHTPYTSYPVYNTRPHYNPPRAPTYQSPTRPHVPLQAPTHQNRPAYVPRPRPNLEARNTRTYTPIAEPYAQLFERLRIAGVLQPVEGKLPDPIPYNFDGNKRCAYHSGIQGHDTEDCYGLKNQVETLIRRGIIKCTPTPPNVNNNPLPNHENREVNMISLEEEYNLGETITPVWNAEEAATASPVQPIITVQLKEPLTVQTYLPRVVVTTTVARKAEFDTKEVPWDYKTKAKGKMIDTAVAQGMTRSGRCYTPENLDQGVIGKEPNPKKNVTDAEVTEFWRKMQPKDYSVEEQLKKTSVLNGVCIPKETASETLAATIGQVLESNKISFHDNELPTEGTGHNKALHIAVKCRDKIVTRVLIDGGSGCNICPFTTMRVLGLNMGDIEESRVKVRAFDGAQRSVIGEIHLTLQVGPAEFPILFQVMDVSSNYNLLLGRPWVHMAKAVPSTLHQCVKFEWGHTEVTVHGELNHPIYSVNSVPVTEELDGATFHTLEIMQAVRIDEKLESVGVKLSGAAKMVAAEMLKYGYQPKTGLGPRANGIVEPIQLKHQKGTTGLGYGSTSGRVHNRGSIKTTFVPEQVPILDHASDDDIVEGIGNLFVAMIGEEEEIDLRKLSIRDSKPGESLQNWTVSPSLFRQKSW; encoded by the exons ATGACAGGTGGAGAAGAATTTAATGCTGCTGCAAACATAATGATACCAGTAGAAAATCCTGaaagttctcaaaatatagCCGACATCCAAAATGATGAGAAGATGGCTCACATGGCGCAAGagtttgagattttgagagagGAACTACGACGAGTGCGAGACTTGGCCAAGCTTTCGGCTACTACCTTCCCAAGTTTCAAGATGCCCAGCTACCTCCCTAGAGCTGACCTGCCTCCTACAGATTCTCCAAACATGCCTAAACGTGCTCCCGTTCATGGTCAAGCACCATTAGCTCATCCGTCTGCAATCAGGACTGCTCCTGACCTTCCCACTCAAGACCCCGTCACACCTACCTACCCAGTGACAAACCAGATATTTGGAGCACACACCGTCGCTCCTTATGATTCACAGATCCCACCTGTATATGCTGTTGAGGCCCCTACTTTCACGACACCGGTTAGGGTCAAGGTCTCGCATGAGGTGGACCAATATGCAGAGATGGAGAAGGATGCCCGATTGAAAGAAGATGAGTCAATAGACGCTCAACTTCGAGGTCTAAGAAAGGCGTTGAAAAACCTACAAGTCTCTAGGGGAACAGAGAGCCTAGATTATGATGACTTATGTATCCACCCAGATATTGACATGCCGGTAGGATACAAGCCCCCAAAGTTTGACATATTTGATGGAAAGAGCGATCCTCACGCACATCTGAGGGCATACTGTGACAAGTTAGTCGGTGTAGGGAGAAATGAGAAACTAAGAATGAAGTTGTTCATTCGAAGTCTATCTGGAGAAGCGTTGACCTGGTATACACGCCAGGATCCTCGCAAATGGTATAACTGGCAGGAAATGGCTGAGGATTTCATGAATCGTTTCAGATTTAATACTGAAATCACTGCGGACAGGTTCTCATTAGCCAACATACAAAAGAAACCATCGGAGGACTTCCAGGAGTATGCACGACGTTGGAGAACCGAGGCTGCAAGGGTTCAACCACCGCTCGATGAGAGTGAGctctcaaaatactttattcgAGCACAAGAAGGTATCTACTTTGACAAGATGATGTCAATGATGGGCCAAAAGTTTGCAGAATTGGTCAAGATGGGAGATTTTATAGAGGAAGGCATCAAATCAGGTAAAATTCAGTCCATGGCTGCATTGCAAGCTGCAAGTAAGGCCATACAATCAGGATCCATTGGTGGCATCAAGAAGAAAAGGGAGGATGTTTCAGTCGTCAATTACCAACATGGAGGACAATCCCACCAATACCCAAACAATCCCCAAATTGTTGCACATACTCCATACACCTCGTATCCAGTGTATAATACCCGACCACACTATAATCCACCTCGAGCACCAACATACCAAAGTCCAACAAGACCACATGTCCCACTCCAAGCACCAACCCACCAAAACAGACCAGCATATGTGCCAAGACCACGTCCAAATCTCGAAGCCAGAAATACTCGCACCTATACACCCATTGCTGAACCTTATGCTCAATTGTTTGAAAGGTTAAGGATAGCAGGAGTACTACAGCCAGTTGAGGGAAAACTCCCCGACCCAATCCCTTACAATTTTGATGGAAACAAGCGATGCGCTTACCACTCGGGAATCCAAGGGCATGACACAGAAGATTGTTATGGCTTGAAAAACCAGGTTGAGACGTTGATCAGAAGAGGAATAATAAAATGCACTCCAACACCTCCGAATGTGAACAACAACCCTTTGCCAAATCATGAGAATCGAGAAGTCAACATGATTTCTCTAGAAGAAGAGTACAACTTGGGAGAAACCATCACGCCTGTCTGGAACGCCGAAGAAGCTGCCACTGCATCTCCAGTGCAACCTATTATCACTGTTCAGCTAAAGGAACCTCTTACTGTCCAAACATATCTCCCGAGAGTTGTAGTAACCACTACAGTTGCTAGAAAGGCTGAGTTTGACACCAAAGAAGTCCCATGGGATTATAAAACAAAAGCCAAGGGCAAGATGATTGACACCGCTGTGGCTCAGGGGATGACTAGATCAGGAAGGTGCTATACTCCCGAGAATCTGGATCAAGGAGTTATTGGGAAGGAGCCGAATCCCAAGAAGAATGTTACGGATGCTGAAGTcacagaattttggagaaagatgCAGCCGAAAGACTATTCAGTCGAAGAGCAACTGAAGAAGACCTCG GTGTTAAATGGGGTTTGCATTCCAAAAGAGACCGCAAGTGAAACCTTAGCTGCAACAATTGGACAAGTATTGGAATCTAACAAAATCTCTTtccatgataatgagctaccaACGGAAGGGACTGGACACAACAAAGCACTTCATATCGCGGTCAAATGTCGTGATAAGATTGTGACCCGAGTTCTGATTGATGGCGGTTCTGGATGTAACATCTGCCCTTTCACAACTATGAGAGTTTTAGGCTTGAATATGGGAGATATAGAGGAAAGTCGTGTAAAGGTGAGAGCTTTTGATGGAGCACAGAGAAGCGTCATTGGAGAAATCCATCTCACATTGCAAGTGGGACCAGCAGAATTCCCTATTTTATTTCAAGTGATGGATGTGTCATCGAACTACAACCTGCTGCTGGGAAGACCATGGGTCCATATGGCAAAAGCAGTCCCTTCAACTCTTCATCAATGTGTAAAGTTTGAGTGGGGTCACACAGAAGTTACTGTTCATGGGGAGCTCAATCACCCCATTTATTCTGTCAATTCTGTTCCAGTAACTGAGGAATTAGATGGAGCCACTTTTCACACTTTAGAAATCATGCAAGCTGTGAGGATTGACGAGAAGTTAGAGTCGGTTGGTGTGAAATTGTCAGGGGCAGCGAAGATGGTCGCAGCAGAGATGTTGAAATACGGGTATCAGCCTAAGACAGGACTTGGACCCAGGGCCAATGGCATAGTTGAACCCATCCAGTTGAAGCATCAGAAAGGTACCACTGGACTCGGATATGGATCTACATCGGGACGAGTCCACAACAGGGGATCCATCAAGACAACGTTCGTACCAGAGCAAGTTCCGATTCTAGATCACGCATCTGACGATGATATAGTGGAAGGAATAGGAAATTTGTTCGTGGCCATGAttggagaagaggaagagatAGATCTCCGCAAATTGAGCATCCGTGATTCCAAGCCTGGAGAAAGCTTGCAGAATTGGACCGTCAGTCCTTCCCTGTTTCGACAAAAGTCCTGGTAG